From Candidatus Dormiibacterota bacterium, a single genomic window includes:
- a CDS encoding aspartate aminotransferase family protein, with protein MSARGPLMNTYNRAPITIVSGHGCTLVDSEGRQYLDFIAGIAVCALGHAHPAIAQAVEDQARRLVHASNLYAQEPSGTLAHELVRRSGMNAAFFCNSGSEANEAAIKLARKWAFRRNEPRRTTILACTGSFHGRTLGALAATDNARYREGFAPLPAGFAFVRFNDAADVHRKVDDRVAAVLVEPVQGESGVHPAEAEFLRAARAACDERGALLIFDEIQCGMGRIGPLFAFQRFGVRPDVLTMAKALANGLPIGVMLAGDRAAGAFEPGDHGSTFGGSPVPAAAALAHLRVRDELDLETRVLERSSLLFEKLRDLAARHASVLGAPRGIGLLAGIPVNDPCDAKAIQAAARERGLLLGTAGGNTLRIAPPLIVSEEEVARGVALLDEAISATFG; from the coding sequence GTGAGTGCGCGCGGCCCGCTGATGAACACGTACAATCGTGCTCCCATCACGATCGTTTCCGGGCACGGGTGCACGCTGGTCGATTCGGAGGGGCGCCAGTATTTGGATTTCATCGCCGGCATTGCGGTCTGCGCTCTCGGGCATGCGCACCCGGCGATCGCGCAAGCCGTGGAGGACCAAGCGCGGCGCCTCGTGCACGCGAGCAACCTTTACGCGCAGGAGCCGTCTGGAACGCTCGCGCACGAGCTCGTTCGCCGCTCCGGGATGAACGCGGCATTCTTCTGCAACTCCGGAAGCGAGGCGAACGAAGCCGCGATCAAGCTGGCACGCAAGTGGGCGTTCCGGCGCAATGAGCCTCGCCGGACGACCATCCTCGCTTGCACGGGGTCGTTTCATGGGCGTACGCTCGGCGCGCTGGCGGCGACGGACAACGCGCGCTATCGCGAAGGCTTCGCGCCGCTACCCGCCGGCTTCGCGTTCGTTCGGTTCAACGATGCGGCGGACGTGCACCGTAAAGTGGACGATCGCGTGGCGGCGGTACTCGTCGAACCCGTCCAGGGCGAAAGCGGGGTGCATCCTGCGGAGGCGGAGTTTCTGCGCGCAGCGCGTGCCGCGTGCGACGAACGCGGCGCGTTGCTGATTTTCGACGAGATTCAGTGCGGCATGGGTCGCATCGGTCCGCTCTTCGCGTTCCAGCGCTTTGGCGTGCGCCCCGACGTCCTGACGATGGCGAAGGCACTTGCAAACGGTCTGCCGATCGGCGTCATGCTCGCCGGCGATCGCGCCGCCGGTGCATTCGAGCCCGGCGATCACGGCTCGACCTTCGGAGGATCGCCGGTGCCGGCGGCCGCCGCGCTCGCGCATCTGCGCGTGCGCGACGAACTCGATCTCGAAACGCGCGTGCTCGAGCGATCATCCCTGCTCTTCGAGAAGTTGCGCGATCTCGCGGCGAGACACGCGAGCGTGCTCGGCGCGCCGAGAGGGATCGGGCTGCTCGCCGGCATCCCGGTGAACGATCCCTGCGATGCGAAGGCGATCCAAGCGGCCGCGCGCGAGCGCGGACTCTTGCTCGGAACGGCCGGTGGAAACACGCTGCGCATCGCGCCCCCGCTGATCGTCAGCGAGGAAGAAGTCGCGCGCGGCGTGGCGCTCTTGGACGAGGCGATCTCAGCGACGTTCGGCTAA
- the tsaD gene encoding tRNA (adenosine(37)-N6)-threonylcarbamoyltransferase complex transferase subunit TsaD: MTFSIERSFATRTGSSTPVLLLGIETSCDDTATALVRDGRDVVASVSTDQDAFHARYGGIVPEIASRQHVALLTAAIEDALARAGVGFGDLDGIAVTRGPGLIGSLVAGVASAKALAFALDKPLYGVNHLHGHVFAAFLERSKPPPYPFLALLVSGGHSQVVRVSSPIAMEILGRTRDDAAGEAYDKTARLLGLPYPGGPAIDRLAQFGNPAAHAFPRHRPDRGSLDLSFSGLKTSVRYFLETPEGKRAKTEDVAASFQAAVVDVLVARVDAAFARREYRCVVLSGGVAANSGLQRALRAWAARNGVELFIPERYYCTDNAAMIAAAAFYQRDAVRVDPLALTADPNLPFELPRGLAERR; encoded by the coding sequence GTGACGTTTTCCATCGAGCGGAGCTTCGCAACGAGGACCGGAAGTTCCACCCCCGTGCTCTTGCTTGGCATCGAAACGTCGTGCGACGATACCGCCACCGCGCTCGTACGCGACGGCCGAGACGTCGTCGCCTCTGTGTCGACCGATCAAGACGCGTTCCACGCGAGGTACGGCGGCATCGTGCCGGAGATTGCCAGCCGGCAGCACGTTGCATTGCTCACAGCAGCGATCGAGGACGCGCTCGCACGCGCCGGCGTGGGATTCGGCGATCTCGACGGCATTGCGGTAACGCGCGGCCCGGGGCTGATCGGAAGCCTCGTGGCCGGCGTTGCCAGCGCGAAAGCCCTTGCCTTCGCTCTCGACAAACCGCTTTACGGCGTCAACCACCTCCACGGACACGTCTTTGCCGCATTTCTCGAGCGCTCGAAACCGCCGCCGTATCCCTTCCTCGCGCTCCTCGTCTCCGGCGGCCATTCGCAGGTCGTTCGCGTCTCGTCGCCGATCGCAATGGAGATTCTCGGCCGTACGCGCGACGATGCCGCAGGCGAAGCGTATGACAAGACGGCGCGCCTGCTCGGCCTCCCCTACCCCGGCGGCCCAGCGATCGATCGGCTCGCGCAGTTCGGCAACCCGGCCGCGCACGCGTTTCCCCGCCACCGTCCCGACCGAGGAAGCCTCGACCTCTCCTTCTCCGGGCTGAAGACGTCGGTACGCTATTTTCTCGAGACGCCCGAGGGGAAGCGCGCGAAAACGGAGGATGTCGCCGCATCGTTCCAGGCTGCCGTCGTCGACGTGCTCGTCGCCCGCGTCGACGCGGCCTTCGCACGACGCGAATATCGTTGCGTCGTTCTCTCCGGCGGCGTCGCGGCAAACTCCGGGCTCCAGCGAGCGCTGCGAGCGTGGGCGGCGCGCAACGGCGTCGAGCTCTTCATCCCCGAGCGATACTATTGCACCGACAACGCCGCGATGATTGCCGCCGCTGCCTTCTATCAGCGCGACGCCGTTCGCGTGGATCCGCTCGCGCTCACCGCCGACCCGAATCTCCCCTTCGAGCTGCCGCGCGGCTTAGCCGAACGTCGCTGA
- a CDS encoding GntR family transcriptional regulator translates to MSDIFLAVDPDLDAAPFQQIVGQLRAFIERGELRPGDALPTVRQLAGDLGVAPNTVARAYAELQDEGWLSSDGRRGTSVAARTPAGDPRARVRALRDDVARFVKGLAHRGYSREEVADALRSFVR, encoded by the coding sequence GTGAGCGATATATTCCTCGCGGTCGATCCCGACCTCGACGCGGCACCGTTCCAGCAAATCGTCGGCCAACTGCGCGCTTTCATCGAACGCGGCGAGCTGCGTCCCGGCGACGCGTTGCCGACGGTTCGTCAGCTTGCCGGGGATCTAGGCGTGGCGCCCAACACGGTCGCACGTGCGTACGCAGAGCTGCAGGACGAAGGTTGGCTCTCGAGCGACGGCCGGCGAGGCACGAGCGTCGCCGCGCGGACGCCGGCGGGAGACCCGCGTGCACGCGTCAGAGCGCTGCGCGACGACGTGGCGCGATTCGTCAAAGGGCTCGCGCACCGCGGCTACTCTCGCGAAGAGGTCGCCGACGCTTTGCGGTCGTTCGTTCGCTAG
- a CDS encoding MFS transporter translates to MALRALCGRAALVDRVAGSEPVAEPVTERLSLSKTFVASFLGWTLDAFDFFLVTFVVSRVATDFHRAIPEVVFAITLTLACRPLGALFFGWIADRYGRRTPLMIDIACYSAIELATAFSPNFTVFLILRALYGVAMGGEWGLGAALAMESLPPRRRGLFSGLLQEGYSVGFLLAAIVFGLFFNVIGWRGMFAIGVLPALLIFYIRKNVPESPVWLASRRSPSGSALKLGQLVRYAPLFVYSVALMAAFNFMSHGTQDLYPTFLQQQRGLSVHEVAWLAIVYNIGAIAGGVVFGAVSQRIGRRYGILIAAALGIVTVPLWVHAPTVALLGLGGFLLQFMVQGAWGIIPAHLNEISPSNARGTFPGFTYQLGNLISAPAAQIEATIAKTHFASPGGAPNYAAALSAIAFAVLLAVLVFTAIGFLVAPERRDLSLR, encoded by the coding sequence GTGGCTCTTCGTGCTCTATGCGGACGAGCGGCCCTCGTCGACCGCGTCGCCGGCTCCGAGCCCGTCGCCGAGCCCGTCACCGAGCGCCTCTCCCTGAGTAAAACGTTCGTCGCGAGCTTCCTCGGGTGGACGCTCGATGCGTTCGATTTTTTTCTCGTCACGTTCGTCGTCTCACGCGTCGCGACCGATTTTCACCGCGCCATTCCCGAGGTCGTCTTCGCGATCACGCTGACGTTGGCGTGCAGGCCGCTGGGCGCGCTGTTCTTCGGATGGATCGCCGACCGCTACGGCCGGCGGACGCCGCTCATGATCGACATCGCCTGTTACTCCGCAATCGAGCTCGCCACGGCCTTTTCGCCGAACTTCACCGTCTTTCTCATCCTGCGCGCGCTCTACGGCGTTGCCATGGGCGGCGAGTGGGGGCTCGGGGCGGCGCTCGCAATGGAGTCGTTGCCGCCGCGGAGGCGCGGCCTCTTTTCCGGCTTGCTGCAGGAAGGCTATTCCGTCGGATTTCTCTTGGCGGCAATCGTCTTCGGCCTCTTCTTCAACGTCATCGGATGGCGCGGCATGTTCGCCATCGGCGTTCTGCCGGCGCTCCTCATCTTCTACATACGTAAGAACGTGCCGGAGTCGCCGGTGTGGCTCGCCTCGCGCCGCTCGCCATCCGGCAGCGCGCTCAAACTCGGCCAGCTCGTGCGCTACGCTCCGCTCTTCGTCTACAGCGTCGCGCTCATGGCGGCGTTCAACTTCATGTCACATGGGACGCAGGATCTCTACCCGACGTTTCTCCAACAGCAGCGAGGGCTCTCGGTGCACGAGGTTGCGTGGCTCGCGATCGTTTACAATATCGGAGCGATCGCCGGAGGAGTGGTCTTCGGGGCCGTCTCCCAGAGAATCGGCAGGCGTTACGGAATCCTCATCGCCGCCGCTTTGGGCATCGTCACCGTACCGCTCTGGGTGCACGCGCCGACCGTGGCTCTCCTTGGACTGGGTGGGTTCCTTCTGCAGTTCATGGTGCAGGGCGCTTGGGGAATCATCCCGGCGCATCTCAACGAGATCTCTCCGAGCAACGCCCGCGGCACGTTCCCCGGTTTCACGTACCAACTCGGCAACTTGATCTCCGCACCGGCCGCACAGATCGAGGCGACGATCGCCAAGACGCATTTCGCCTCGCCCGGCGGCGCGCCCAACTACGCCGCTGCGCTCTCGGCGATCGCCTTCGCCGTCCTTCTCGCCGTGCTCGTCTTCACGGCAATCGGCTTTCTCGTCGCTCCCGAGCGCCGCGACTTGAGCCTTCGCTAG
- the thrS gene encoding threonine--tRNA ligase, which translates to MSETPLPELRHTAAHVLAYAVQDLFPDAKPTIGPAIENGFYYDFDRATPFAPEDLARLEERMHEIVAADYPMVGREVSREDAIAAFPNNPYKIEIAQQIPNGEPITLYTIGDFTDLCRGGHAKRTGEIRAFKLQSVAGAYWRGDERNAVLQRIYGTAWHDERELDAYLHQLDEAQRRDHRKLGTELDLFSIEEEAGGGLVFWHPKGAVVREIVEGFIREGLRERGYAPVITPHVVSERLYEISGHLENYAANMFGPLEVEEQRFRLKPMNCPGHILIYKGRLRSYRDLPLRYSEFGTVYRFERSGVLHGLTRVRGFTQDDAHLFCTPEQLQREFEQTVEEALRLMSAFKFEDFSCVLSTREPLQRGATDDVAETAIRSALDRAKLSYGVDAGAGAFYGPKLDINVRDAIGRSWQLGTVQVDFMLPERFDLSYRGSDGREHRPVMIHRALAGSMERFFGILVEHFGGAFPAWLAPVQAVVVPIAEQQLPYAHEAAAEFRGAGFRVDVDDSNEKLGYKIRHWKTQKVPYILVVGRQEVEERTLNVNERSVEEKRTLSVPSFIEELRAVVSSRG; encoded by the coding sequence ATGTCCGAAACGCCGCTTCCCGAACTGCGCCACACGGCCGCGCACGTGCTCGCGTATGCCGTGCAGGATCTCTTTCCCGACGCCAAGCCGACGATCGGCCCCGCGATCGAAAACGGCTTCTACTACGATTTCGACCGCGCGACGCCGTTCGCGCCCGAAGATCTCGCCCGGCTCGAGGAGCGCATGCACGAAATCGTCGCCGCCGACTATCCAATGGTCGGGCGAGAAGTCTCTCGCGAGGACGCGATCGCGGCGTTCCCCAACAATCCATACAAGATCGAGATCGCGCAGCAGATTCCCAACGGCGAGCCGATCACGCTCTACACTATCGGTGACTTCACCGATCTCTGTCGCGGCGGGCATGCGAAGCGCACGGGCGAGATTCGCGCGTTCAAGCTCCAGAGCGTAGCCGGCGCCTATTGGCGCGGCGACGAGCGCAATGCGGTGCTGCAGCGCATCTACGGCACGGCCTGGCACGACGAGCGCGAGCTGGACGCGTATCTGCATCAGCTAGACGAGGCGCAGCGTCGCGATCATCGCAAGCTCGGCACCGAGCTCGATCTCTTCTCTATTGAGGAAGAGGCCGGCGGCGGGCTCGTCTTTTGGCATCCCAAGGGCGCCGTCGTGCGCGAGATCGTCGAGGGGTTCATCCGCGAAGGGCTGCGCGAGCGCGGATACGCGCCGGTCATAACGCCGCACGTCGTGAGCGAACGCCTCTACGAAATCTCCGGTCATCTCGAAAACTACGCAGCGAACATGTTCGGCCCGCTCGAAGTCGAGGAACAGCGCTTTCGCCTCAAGCCGATGAACTGCCCGGGTCACATCCTCATCTATAAGGGCCGGCTGCGCAGTTATCGCGATCTTCCCCTCCGATACTCCGAGTTCGGAACCGTCTACCGCTTCGAGCGCTCCGGCGTGCTTCACGGCTTGACGCGCGTTCGTGGCTTCACCCAAGACGACGCGCATCTCTTTTGCACGCCCGAACAGCTACAGCGCGAGTTCGAGCAAACCGTCGAAGAGGCGCTGCGGCTCATGAGCGCGTTCAAGTTCGAGGACTTCTCATGCGTTCTCTCGACGCGCGAGCCGTTGCAGCGCGGCGCGACCGACGACGTCGCCGAGACCGCGATCCGTTCCGCTCTGGATCGTGCGAAGCTCTCGTACGGCGTCGACGCCGGCGCCGGTGCGTTCTACGGGCCGAAGCTCGACATCAACGTGCGTGATGCCATCGGGCGCAGTTGGCAGCTCGGCACAGTGCAGGTCGATTTCATGCTGCCGGAGCGTTTCGACTTGTCCTATCGAGGAAGCGACGGACGGGAGCACCGGCCGGTAATGATTCATCGCGCCCTCGCCGGATCGATGGAGCGCTTTTTCGGAATCCTCGTCGAGCATTTCGGCGGCGCTTTCCCCGCTTGGCTTGCCCCCGTGCAAGCTGTCGTCGTTCCCATTGCCGAGCAACAGTTGCCCTACGCTCACGAGGCGGCTGCCGAGTTCCGCGGAGCGGGATTTCGCGTGGACGTCGACGACAGCAACGAAAAGCTCGGGTATAAGATACGTCACTGGAAGACGCAGAAAGTTCCGTACATCCTCGTCGTTGGACGGCAAGAGGTCGAGGAGCGAACCCTGAATGTGAACGAGCGGAGCGTCGAAGAGAAGCGCACGCTCTCGGTTCCCTCCTTTATCGAGGAGTTGCGGGCCGTCGTCTCGTCTCGAGGATAG